The sequence below is a genomic window from Zhongshania aliphaticivorans.
GCTGAATAATTTGCATATAGCGCGCTAACACCACGCAATCTGCCTCATAGCTCTGGGCCAGCGCCATAATCTTGGCGTGTGCGGGTGCTTTGTTGTTTGGGTCAATGGCGACAAACTCAAAGGGAATACCATGCCACTCCACCATGCTACGCAGGTTTTCGTGGTTAGAAATAACACAGGGTATATCGCAGTCTAATTCGCCACTGTGCCAACGGTGCAATATATCAGCCAGACAGTGGGAGGCGTGACTCGCCAGTATTACAACCTTGCGCTTAACAGCAGAATCGACCAGCGCCCAGTGCATGCCATATTCAGCCGCTAATGGCGCAAAGGCCTCGCGACAGGCCTGAGCGCTAACTTTTAAGGATTCCGCGCGAATCTCATTGCGCATAAAAAACCAGTTACTTTCTGCATCTGCGTGATAATTCGCCTCGGTAAGCCAACCGCCGTGCTCCGCGACAAATTGGCTAACCCGCGCAACAATGCCCACGCGGTCGGGACAGCTAATCACTAAACGATAAGTATGATCCATGTAAAACACTCAATCCTAAATTAGGCTTTATTCAATATGCCACGCAATGCCTGAGGCAAATCAGCCGGTAAAACAACCGTTTTTGCGTTATTAGACGAAGACAGGCGCAATAGGGCCTCGGTGTATTTTTCGCCCAATAAATACAATACCGGCAACTCTTCATTACCCACTGCCTCAGAAATCAAAGTAATTGCGGCGCCACTGGCCTTAGCCAATACAACCTGCGCCTGGGCATCACGGCGCGACGCCTCCAAGCGGCCATCTGCCTCTAGAATAGCTGCTTGCTTCTCTCCCTCAGCCTTGGTCACTGCGGCGCGACGTTGACGCTCTGCCGCCGCCTGCTCTTCCATCGCTGCCTGCATCGTCGGTGAGGGATTGATATCCTGAATCTCGACGGTTTTCAGGGTTATCCCCCAGTCTGCAATATCCTCTGAAATCGCCGCTTTCAATTTCGCTTTGATCTGATCTCGCGATGACAGTGCAGAATCCAGCGCCATTTCGCCGACAATAGAACGCAATGCAGTCTGTACCAAGTTTTGAATCGCAAAGGTGTAGTTTTCAACCCCATACACTGCTTTTTCTGGGGCAACAATATTAATATAAGCAACCGCATTGGCAATGATCACCGCATTATCTTCGGTAATAACTTCCTGCGAGGGAATATCGAGCACGATATCCTTGGTCGTTAATTTATAAGCCACGTCATCGATATAGGGAATAATGAAGTTCAATCCCGGATTCAAGGTTACATGGTATTTACCCAAGCGCTGCACAATATGTTTATAGCCTTGCGGTACCGTGCGCACCCCCTTCATAAGCGTGACAATAACCAAAATTGCCAATGCTATTACTACTGCCAAGCCATCCATCGCAATACTCCTTGTTCTCTGATTCAGTTGGTCTTGTATGTTACGCCGCGCCGCGCTGAGACCGGACAATAAGCGTGTTCCCCGATATGTCCTCCACAACTAATCTGTCGCCAACGGCAACGTGTTCTCGGCATATAAACTGCCACTCATCGCTGCCCAGCACCGGTATAGAAAAACGTATGGTGCCTTGCTCTATTTCCGGGCCAAGCCGAATAACCATGCCCTCCTGCCCTATCACTTGCTCTCGGGACATACCCGACAAAGTCTTATTCTTCATTTTGGGGTGAATAAATTTAAACCACACCACTAAATCGAGCACCGACAAGCTCAGCCAAAATAACATTTGCACGACCAAGCTCAGGTCGACCACCAACAATATCAAGCCGACCGCAATGGCGCTGGCGCCAAACCAAATCATGACAAAAATAGGAACAAATAACTCAGTCGCAACCAACAAAAGACCCAAAACCATCCAGTGCCAGTAGGCAATATTTGCGTCTAACCATTCCATTTTTAACCTCATTCCGTAGCGAGTCGCGTTTGAGACACTCATTTATCCCTTATTTACCTAAAAATTCAAGCACTTAGTAAAGCTATTTATATTTAGCCGCGACAGCTTAACATCCAGCAAGTGTCGCCGTTTTCACGTATAATGCTCGTTTATTCGGATTCCTGCGCTACCTCTATGTCTTCAGCAATACAAACTCCAAAACTCATCTTTAGTCACCGCCCCTACTGGGCCGAGTGTTTCGGTACCGCATCCTATTTGCCCACCTCTCGCGAGGAAATGGACGCATTGGGCTGGGATAGCTGCGACATCATCATTGTGACCGGTGACGCCTATGTCGACCACCCCAGTTTTGGCATGGCGGTTATCGGCAGAGTACTGGAAGCCCAAGGCTTTCGCGTGGGCATCATTGCCCAGCCCGACTGGCAATCCGCCGAACCCTTTAAAGCCCTAGGGCAACCCAATCTGTTTTTTGGGGTGGCGTCTGGCAATATGGACTCCATGATTAACCGTTACACCGCCGACCGTCGCCTTCGCCATGATGACGCCTACACGCCGGGCAACGAAGGTGGTAAGCGTCCAGATCGCGCGGTGATTGTCTATTCCCAGCGCTGCAGAGAAGCCTACAAAGACACGCCAATTATTATTGGCTCGATTGAAGCCAGTTTGCGCCGAATCGCCCACTACGACTATTGGAGCGACAAGGTTAGACGTTCGGTACTACTCGATTCCAGAGCCGATTTACTGCTCTATGGCAACGCCGAACGTGCAATTATTGACGTGGCACACCGTCTTGGCCGTGGCGACAGCATTGACAGTATTCGCGATCTGCGCGGCACTGCTTTTGTTACCCGCGATGTGCCCAGCGGCTGGACAGTCATTGACTCCTCCAGTGTTGACCAGCTCGGCAAGGTCGATCCGATCACCAGCCCTTACGTTGACACCAGTGCCACCGAGAGCTGTAAAAAGAACGAAGAAAATCCCGACGCAGAGGCCGCAGTTGAAGCGGTGCAGGCGGTAAGAATTATCGATCCCCTGCAAGCCCGTAAAGCAGGTACTGACGCTGCCAAAACCGTCATCCGCCTGCCTGATTACGAGGTCGTTAAAAACGACCCCGTAAATTATGCGCACGCCGCCCGGGTGTTGCATTTGGAAACCAATCCAGGCAACGCCAGAGCTTTGATTCAACGTCACGGCGACCAGGAAGTATGGTTGAACCCACCACCAATTCCATTGA
It includes:
- the purU gene encoding formyltetrahydrofolate deformylase, which codes for MDHTYRLVISCPDRVGIVARVSQFVAEHGGWLTEANYHADAESNWFFMRNEIRAESLKVSAQACREAFAPLAAEYGMHWALVDSAVKRKVVILASHASHCLADILHRWHSGELDCDIPCVISNHENLRSMVEWHGIPFEFVAIDPNNKAPAHAKIMALAQSYEADCVVLARYMQIIQPEFCQAYAGRMINIHHSFLPSFIGANPYQKAFDRGVKLIGATCHYVTERLDEGPIIEQDVIRVSHRHSKDDLVRLGKDVEKSVLARALRNHLEDRVLVHGNKTVVFD
- a CDS encoding SPFH domain-containing protein, whose protein sequence is MDGLAVVIALAILVIVTLMKGVRTVPQGYKHIVQRLGKYHVTLNPGLNFIIPYIDDVAYKLTTKDIVLDIPSQEVITEDNAVIIANAVAYINIVAPEKAVYGVENYTFAIQNLVQTALRSIVGEMALDSALSSRDQIKAKLKAAISEDIADWGITLKTVEIQDINPSPTMQAAMEEQAAAERQRRAAVTKAEGEKQAAILEADGRLEASRRDAQAQVVLAKASGAAITLISEAVGNEELPVLYLLGEKYTEALLRLSSSNNAKTVVLPADLPQALRGILNKA
- a CDS encoding NfeD family protein, which encodes MEWLDANIAYWHWMVLGLLLVATELFVPIFVMIWFGASAIAVGLILLVVDLSLVVQMLFWLSLSVLDLVVWFKFIHPKMKNKTLSGMSREQVIGQEGMVIRLGPEIEQGTIRFSIPVLGSDEWQFICREHVAVGDRLVVEDISGNTLIVRSQRGAA